Proteins encoded in a region of the Ornithodoros turicata isolate Travis chromosome 3, ASM3712646v1, whole genome shotgun sequence genome:
- the LOC135387236 gene encoding uncharacterized protein LOC135387236 → MGSPISTTVANLVMEFVEDKALEDAGQFITFYRRYVDDTFVIIKNNFTNTFFDKLNSIHPNIQFTCEEEKEKKIAFLDVLVQRDPCGNLKTSVYRKPCDTGQVLHYGSGHPLEHKRSVVRSLLSRAMKIPSDHQTRHEEITKAKADLRRKAYPEQFICDTYHRMMNTRPEQAESSQERPMYVTIPYLKGVSEPIRRVLSQVNIKTAFKPTTTLRNVLSHPKDRTPPEEERGVVYKVSCQDCPAVYIGETGRKTRTRMKEHKKDIEKSATNPTELCEHARKTGHVLDLDNPCILAKKNKWGVRRQLESWHIKKTKEAINRQPGPLPECYAPLLRKYPVTTRTASF, encoded by the coding sequence ATGGGCAGCCCAATTTCAACGACCGTTGCCAACTTAGTCATGGAGTTTGTTGAAGACAAGGCCTTAGAGGACGCAGGACAATTCATCACCTTTTACAGACGTTATGTTGACgacacatttgtgattattaaGAATAATTTCACCAACACATTCTTTGACAAGCTGAACAGCATTCATCCTAACATCCAGTTCACgtgcgaggaggagaaagagaaaaagatcgCCTTCTTGGATGTCCTCGTGCAAAGAGACCCGTGCGGAAACTTGAAGACCTCGGTTTACAGAAAACCGTGCGACACAGGTCAGGTCCTGCATTATGGTTCGGGGCACCCTCTTGAACACAAGCGATCGGTTGTTCGTTCCCTGCTTTCACGTGCCATGAAGATCCCTTCAGATCATCAGAcaagacatgaagaaataacaaaggccaaagcggatctacgaagaaaggcataccccgagcaatttatctgtgatacataccaccgaatgatgaatacacgcccggaacaggcggaaagtagtcaagaaagacccatgtacgttaccattccctacctgaagggtgtgtcagaaccaattagacgggtgctctcccaggtgaacattaaaactgcatttaagcccacgacaacactgaggaacgtactaagccaccccaaggacagaacaccaccggaagaagaacgaggcgttgtatacaaggtatcttgtcaagattgccctgccgtgtacatcggagaaacaggaaggaagacacgaacaagaatgaaagaacacaagaaagatatcgagaaatcagcaacaaacccaacagaactgtgtgaacacgcgcgcaaaacaggacacgtgttagacctggacaacccatgcattctggcgaaaaagaacaaatggggggtgaggagacagctggagtcatggcacataaagaaaacaaaagaagctatcaatcgacaaccaggccccctcccagaatgctacgctcctcttctacgtaaatacccggtgacgaccaggacagcgtcattctga